The Cygnus atratus isolate AKBS03 ecotype Queensland, Australia chromosome 25, CAtr_DNAZoo_HiC_assembly, whole genome shotgun sequence DNA segment AGAGAGACAGAAGATGAGAGGGAGCTGGCATGAGGAAGCAGAGGCTAGGagcaaggagagaagagaaacttCTATGGGTAACTCCTAACTGAAGTAAGGGTAGTCAAGTACTGGGAAGATAAAATGCAGCAGACTGCTGGTGCTAGAATCTTAACTTTTGTAACCTCACTCTCAACTTGCTCAATTCAAGAAAATGGTTCTCTATCAAAGTTAAGAAAGGAGAACAAGTACCTCTGCCCTGCATAAACGCAAGTCATGGTCAGCAAGTTTGATGGATTACATGCTACTACCTGCTGGTATTTCAGTGTAGGCAGTCAAATATTTTGGTTGGTTGAACAACAGTACCAGACATAAACCAGAAACATTGCTGAGCTCATCAGGAAGTCACCCCCCTTTTTGCTGGTGCTACAATTTTGGTCAGTCCAATTGCCAGTCCTCAGGACAATGGCACTAACTAAAAACGTCAGGCTGACAACCCTTGCAGGCAGCAGTCCTACAAATTCACCTTGGACTGAGCCGAACTGTTGCCTTCTCAGGCAGCAGTATCAATCTTCGGTCTTGTTTGGACAGGTGGGTTTCGGGGTTGTTCATTACATGTCCCTCTATCACCAGGGGGAAGCAGATAGATATGGTGATACAAGGGAATACACAGGTCTGACAGCTGCAATATTCCTGTTAGTTAAATGGAAAGGTTTGatttagaatgaaaaagagaCTAACCCTTACTGTTATTTCATGGAGTCACCTCTCGGAGTACAGCTCCAGCTTAGAAACAATTATTCTTCAACCTCATTAGTTCATATGGCAATAATCCCAGTCAGCTGctgtctttcagtttttaaattctgtttctgactGGTGTCTGCAACAGATCTCAACAGTGAATTTTTTCACTTGCAGATTTGTACTCGCCTGGTAATAGCCCATTGAAAACCTTCACACTTAATGAAAGATAAACAGGACTATTTTTGCTCAGGACGGACTTGAACTAAACTGTGGTTGCCATAGGATACTGAAAAAGCCACCACATTTCAAATCAAAAGTTGCCTCTACTTAATGGTGCTCTGTTTTTCTGGGCTTGCACTCCCAAAACGTTCCAGTTTATATCGTCTGGACTACTCTTGGAAGCAAAACTTCCAAGAGAGAAAGGACCACACTAAGCAAGCATTATAGGGAGCAGCCAATATccaacagcaacacagaaaggCCCTCCACAAGAAATACAAgattgcaaggaaaaaaagagaagaggaaattgAAATGCAGGGGCACATTACAGTGACAATCCAGCTTATTGCTAGGAATATGTTCTCTTCCGTTGTGACAACTCACCTTCACCCACTGGTCTGGTTTAACATCTTTCAAAACCAAGGTCAGCTCTGGTTTGTCCAtcaatatttgcattttggcaCAGGTGGGGTCATCACTTGTACAAATACTTATGGGGACCATCCACATAGGAAAATCCTCCCCTAAAAGAGGaaaccaaaaaaaggaaaaggcctAAGGAAGAAAGGTATGCAAACACTGAGAAACCTGCCTGATGCTCGAACAAGTTTCAGCAGCAGTTTAAGTAAGTctgcttaaatttaaattaacaaaaacctgaaggaaaagagcagtTCTAGACTCCAAAGCCAAAAATCTAAATCACCTTTGAAGCCAAACACTTCAATTTCCATAAGCAGAGGAGGTAGGCAGAATTTGTATCTTAAAAATAGAGCTGACTTCCATACgaggcatttttatttattcacgACTATAAAACCAGCAGCTTACAGAGCTCCTCAGATAGCAGCATTGACCTTAAACTGGACATCAGTTTCAGGCATTCATCAAAAGCATCCAAACACTCCGCTCCTGCTCCTAGCACTCATCTTACCAGTATATGGTCCACTGGCACAGAATTTCTTCTGGGCTAACTTCAACACTTTGTCCTCttcttgctaaaaataaaatataataattaaaaaaaaaaaaaaacatttcaaaagagtTGCAACTTATTTCAATATTCatgaaatgaaaggagaaaggaattaCCAGCGCATCTAATCTCAACTTCTGTAGATCgctctttatttctgtgcacTTTTAAACTTGGAGTAACTTTCATTCTCCTCCACAAATAGAAGCTAACCACAAGAATTCATTCCAGTTTATTAATCACTGTTATTGTTAAAACATACATAGCCCTAACCCctccattgattttttttgtcagactTTTGTCTGACCTCAGTTTTTAGCCACTAATCCTCAGTCTGCAATCTTGTAGAGTAAGCATAATCAAACTGGAGCGAGAAGCAAACTGCTGCAAGGGGACCTAAGTCAAAtattcccttcctccccccttttCACACACAAAGAGCAAACGGGCTATGTCAGCAAACTCCCAGCACGTGATCCAGAGCGCTTGTGGATAAACTCCATTATCACTTTCCACTGGGCTCCTCAAGTGAGttgctctcccctccctttAGAATCAGCTCTGTCACTAAACAGAGCAATTCACTGTGATGTCTCCTGGtcaaagattattattattattattattattattattatttaagtgATTGGATACTACCGAATTTGATCTTAAACACAGCTAAACGCAGAATATTTGATCTGAAGTACTGAAAAACAGAGTTATTATATGGGGAATTGCTATACAATTTACCTGTTCAGCTTCCACATAAATAAGAGGAAATCCCATTTGTTTGGTCCACGTATTCATCACAGCAGCAATAGGTTTACCACTAGCTTTTTCCAGGCTTTCCCAGAGGtcctctgcagaagaaaagtcTGACTGAGGTCTCCCAGAGCCTTGACGCGTCAGACATGACTACAGACACCACACAGGCACTGGAGGGTGGGAGGCTACGTTATTACTCCAGTTTGCCCTTCGTGTTTTTGACTGCCTTTTTGTCAAATTGTAACTGATGATgggcaagaaaaaggaaatcgTTTAAACCATTCACAggtgaggagagggaggaagaaaacttcATTACAACTACAGAATGTAATCAATACACACTGTATATTCAAAATGATAAACGGAAGCATCTTTTCCTCAGGTTTTTCACATACTATGCCAAAGAGCCAACTGAACAACATGGGCTGTTAAAGGCTGACAGAGCACGATGTTCCACCTCCGCATTTGTGACCGATGCACAAAAAAGGTCTAAGTAAAGAAAGCACTGTGAGATGTTAGACCAGACTTTGAACTGTTCAATCATACACGCAATCAATACTGCAAAAGGAAGCTTGCAAAAGGCTTACATGGCAAACCACCATACTCTACTCCTAAATTAAATTATCACACAGATATGCTTGTCAATGGTAAATGCAGGTCCTTCAGATTATCTCATCCACACACTCCTGAGATACAGAACCCCTACAGGATGCTGAATTCTGGCTGTGCAGGTGACACTGTATAAAAAACAAGCCAAATACTTCCTTGCATTTCAGTTATCTCAGTTCGAAAACCAGCTTTGTAAGAATCCATCAATTTAGCAATAAAAAATTTGTCTccagaaatcagttttcttaAGCATATAATAATCATCAGTTACCTGTAGCTGCATTCTTCTGCAGGAACTTTgttaaatataaattcattCCTTTCCGAAAGTCCTGGGAACACACAATTGAATAGGTAATGGCACCAGAATGTCGTCTCTACCTCCCTCCGCACTGCATTTATATTCAAGAATCAACCAAACAATCCTAGGATCAGTATGCACATCTAACTCTGACCTAAACTATGCTACTAGAAAGAATagcttaaaacatttttgttagcCAACTTTTAGTATTGAAACAGtggggaaaatacagaaataaaactatctTATTTCTCCTAGCTAAGTTCAAATACAGACCAGAAACCACACTGGAGAAAAtccttcaaaatataaaatacataaatttaatagtagaaaggtttttttttactgtaaaaagaTTTGGCAACCTACACTTAGGTTTTTGACAACAATCTTTTTACCTCATCACCAATGTAGTCATGTAGCATTCGGATTACAGACGCTCCCTTGCTGTAAGAAATAGCATCGAATATTTCATCCACTTCGGATGGATGGCCAACACTAACCTGCGGTAAATAGGGTAATTAACAGTGAGAACAATTTTAATTGCCACaagattttgattttgcttgttttattgcTTAAGGAGCtgacttttctctttgaagaaagCACACACATATCCATCCCCAAATTGTCTTAGTGGAATCTCTGCACCCACTTTGCCATTTCAAGTCAGTAGAGGAGGAACACTCCTGAAGAAGCCATCATCAAACCCTCAAACTTCACTTTTGAAATACTAGTTCTAACAAAGGAAAAGCCACAAAGCGTAAATGCAActtcagattttcctttgcattatGAATGACTGCACAGTTCTCTTttctcaagaggaaaaaaaactcacatCCAGCTGACAAGAAAAAAGGGAGATGactagaacaaagaaaaaatcttacttCAATAGGATGGCTGTTGTCTAAGGCATCAAGCTCTTGAGCTCGTGTGTAATCAGCAGAAACAAATTGAGTCCAGATATCGTACTCTGGGAAGCAGTGATCTACACATAGGTACTCAATCCAGGAGGCAAATCCTTCATTCAGCCAGAGATGGGTCCACCATTCCTGGAAAGATgagaaggcaaaataaaataaaattaacaacaaaattCCAGGAACATCAGTTAATCAACAAGAGGTTTGCAGAAAAGGTAAGCTGTTAACAGCCTAGTGTAGCACAAATCAGAAAAAGGTAATAGATGTAAACACTAATTCCTCCCTATAAAGAAGTCTGCAACCCAAGAACAGTGATTAGCAGAGTCTTCCCCTGTCTGAAGCTCTAGGAATTCTGCATGGAGAATTGCATCAGGTACAAGTGAAATTCCCAGACTAGACTAGaggtcagagcagagccacTAAGGGAATTGTCATGAATGACTGCTACGAATGTTATCTAGGTTAGGAAGCTGAGTCAGTGATATGCAAGGCCACGGTTccacaaagcagcagaactgtgGGCAACACAACAGTGTCTTCTTCAAAATGAATAAGATCAGCtgcagaaaactatttttttatttgttgctaATGAACATACTTACATACAGTAGAAAACCTGGCGTCTAGAAGTGTTCCAGACTATGGAAACCTGAAATCTACTGAATAGCTAAAAGTGGTTTCACCCAGCCAAGGATGGGCTTCGTTTAAAACGTGAATGTTAcattgacatttattttttttcccttcatttctgATATGTAACTGAAGCAGAAGAGATAAGGAAACAAGCTATGGATAGCAAGGACGAAAACACCCTTTTCATAACCACACTTACCATCGTATAAACCTAAGCGTGGCGCTTAATTGAGAAGAGCGTGGCTGTGACGATATGGAcccttaagaaaataaactaaacagGACGTAGAATCAACCCAGTAAGCTGTTCTACAAAGCACTACTGCTTCTATGACAAACGAGACATTTACCCCAGGGAGAGTGGAATTTCAGCAAGGAAAGCTGTTACTGGAACTCTATGCAGATAAGCCCAGCTTTATTTTAAGAGCGAAGActatctcattttcttttacatttctgaCTGCATCCATTTCCAGGACAAGGTTCTAATACAAAGGTTGGTGCCAAAGGATTACTACAACGGCAAAACAGATTCTCAAGCAATGTTTGGACATCTAAATCTTTTCACCCgcatttttctccctcatctCACTTGCAACCTAATTGCTCAAGAATCTACTTCTTCCCCTGAAAGTATTCTGATCTCATTTATATTTGCTACAGAAGAATTGGTACATTGTGCTGCCCAGTAAGACCTGGTACTGGCAAACTAAACCAGTGATGCTGAGGCTGGTGCAAGCACCTCAGGTTATAAGAGGAGAAAGAGCTGACTTTCCAGAAACTTGGAAGTaacactgaaatctgttttcacttttcacaGCTAcaccacagaagagaaattgctCTGCATTGCTCTCGCATGGAAGTTACCTGTGCTATCACAAACAAGAACACAGCTGACCAGAATTTAAGAGGCACAGCACTGTGAAGGAGTTTGAGAACCTCTGCTGAGCGTTAATATTTATATTGGTGGTTTTCTTCCACCCACTCACACTTCATTTAAGCAGCCTGAAAGCCAGAACAATGCAGATCTAGGGCTCCAGAGGCGATGTTCTTTTTTTGCCAAACACGCTGGTTTCTAGCAACACAAGAAGCTTCCTAACCTGTGAAATATTTGGATTCAAACATCTGTTTGTGGGGTTTGGGGATAAGGAGTGTCAGATCTAATTAACAGAGTAAGCTGACGCTGTTTGTTAACAGCAGAAACTCTGACAGATACAGCTTTCAGTTTTTAGCACTAAATGGAGTTTATTTACAGATTTCAGTCTTGCTGCCTCAGATAATGCTTCTGTTCCCACTAAAATGACTTAAACATCAAACCATTCAGACAGCTGGCTTCCCATATACCTGAAATAATTCACGTAAGTTACTACTGAGCACCTTCTCAGCTAGTGGACTAGAGTGATTTGCAATGCTGAGCTGGCACTGATATGCCTTGGTATGAAAGCCTGATGAGTGAATCATGCCCACCTGAAAGGAAAACTGGATTATTGCCTCTGAGTAATCTGACTAGCCAAAATCATTTGCATGGAACACCGGCACAACTCTAACTAGAACAGTATTCAAACAACTGAACAATGTTTCACACAGAGAAAgtctaaaaatacttttaaagaacACAGTGGTGAAGAAGAGAGTGATAATAAAGCACTagttataaattaaaaaaaaaaattaacataacaTGCCCAAGGTATTATTAAGGGACACTTTAAATAGCACATGATATGAAGCACGTTTCAAAGAAAACTAGAAGAACTTGTAACTGTTAGGTACCATAGTCACAAGGTTTCCAAACCACTGATGAGCAAGTTCATGTCCCACAACCAGAGCAACCCACTGGCGAGATGAAGAACAGGAATTTTTGGGGTCAATGAGCAATGCGGTCTCCCTgtatttaaaagagagagataaCTGAACAGAGTGGCACAtgcctagagaaaaaaaaaaaaaaaaaacaatcacaagTTGGTTAAATTACCTAAGCGAGCTAAAAAGTGATCAGtacaactggaaaaaacaagAGCTATTTCAGTTTAGacacaaaattgttttgttaaatTCCATGGTTATTGGAATGCTTTGGAGCAATAGTTCCTCATGGCATGCAAGAAGACAAATGCAAAAACCCAAGCAGGAACAAGAAAGTTTACCCTTTATTTATGCAATAGCTCACCTACGTAATCTAGGaaggggggatttggggaggagagggcaAATCTCACCTTAACTGTAACTCCCTTTGCACTGCAAGCTGTATGCACAGCAaacctcctctgcctcccccagccccagaggaACTCCAGCTCTTCCAAGTGCACGGCCGGCTGTGTTACACACGCCGCTGCAGGTGCACGGGATTCTCCACGCACAGCACACACATGCACGTGCTCCCTAGGTCAGGCACACGGCCTCGCGCTATCAACACCCCCGTCACGGTCAGGACACGGTGGGTCAGCCAGAAAAAGGATTCTGGACCGCTGCGACACAGGGGAAAAACGGGCACCTCAAAACAGAGGTGGTGCCTGCGGATTATGCCGACCTTCTGTCCCCAAAGGGATAAAGCAAGCGTGCCAAGCCGAGTACAAGGGGGGGAAAATTTAACAGCAAAATTAAGAAAGGCTTCCAAAAATTCTGCTCAttcaagacaaatatttttttttccccacagggAGTAAAGTATCAGGTTTCATCCAAACTGCAACAAGAAGTTGATTTTAAACCTAGGTTCAAATTTCCATTACAATTTTTTTGAGGCCAAATCAACAGTTTAGCATAAGAAATTCAaatgatttcagttttaagtCCAAAGCTTGCAAGTCCAATCTTGcacaaaatgaaggaaaatcaGTCTAGCAATGAGCACAGATAATGTAAGAGTATCGAGCAAAGGTACAAAAACTTGATCAGATGAACataaaaaactgaaaaggaaggCAAGTTAGTATTTTTGATTTACATGATTTTAATGTGGTTGCTAAATTTACCAACTTGCCTACAACATTAAGTAAGAAACCCTTCCAGCCGTGTCAGTAAGTACATAActtttatggggaaaaaaagcagccaagaaAGTTCTCTTGTGGAACAGGCAGTGCTGCCAGACAGTTAAAAATCCTCACACCCTTGGACAGTAGTCATATAGCTAGCTCAGTCTTGCCTTCCTAAGATTAGTATAATAATGCGCGCTTATGCAGAAGTCAAAATTATCCAAACTGAAGCAAGATCTGGAGGTATTTACTCAGTCTTATTTGGGATGATAGCAGCTCCCTAAAACTAATCCAGTTACTTCCAAGAATTAGTGAACAAAGAGGGGGAAAGACAGTATTTTAACAGCATACCTATAAGTAACAAGGCCCCAGTTCTCCATGGCacctttataaaataaatacaaaggtTTATTGATATTGATACACACCTCTTCCTAAATGTttataattcaaataaaatacagttcatCAATAAAGTGAGTTACTTTACCAGCAGCAAAATCTGCAATAGCTATGAGATCAATTTTAGGAAGAGGGTAAGGAACATTGAAGTAGTCCTTATAAAAAGGCAGAGTTTTAGCAGCAACCTGTAAGAGATAAGAGGGGAAACTTAGTAAATATTATGTGAACTTGGAACAATTGGTGTAACTTGAAAATTTCTTTACGGCTGAAAGTAGCCTAAGAAAACAGCAGACACAAGCTTTCCTCCAGAAGCTGAATTCCCAGCTTCCAGAGCACGGTGGTTTGGAAGactccccttcccttctcctcccaggctgcagccaaCCCGTCAGCACTTCTCCTTGTCTGCGGATGAAAGTCTACACTATTGAATCAAAACAACTCAAGTAAAATGCATACTTTTGTCATTAAAGACACGAGTTTGCCCACAAGTGAAATTTTGTTTAACATCGAGGCCAGTCTCCCTGAGCTATTAAAGTGAAAAACACCCCCACAAGCTTTGGGCACATTTACGTGACCGAGCAGAGGAGAGAGGTACGTCCAGCCTGTCGGAGGTCACGACAGCAGTAACGAAATCACCCTGAGCACATTTACCTCTAATGCAAACtttccttgttctgctttgcCAACGGGAGTGTAAACACGCACTAAGACGCCATCCAGGGACCTGGTCTCTACGAAGTCGTATTCGCCCACCACAAATGCCACCAGGTATGTCGACATTATAGGGGTGCGAGCAAACTTCACCTCCACCAGATTTTCATCATCCGGGTACGGCTTGCGGTCAATGACGTTCTTCAACACGAAAGAGAATCGGTTAGTCTCATGGCACTGAAACTGCATTATGCAACACATTCGACTAACTATTGCGTCATTAAGAGTCACACATTTAACATGAAAGATCTCTGATTATAAAATACAGACCATACCATAGGTCCCCGCCTAGCTACAAAAAGCCCCATCATATACAGGGGtgtgcttttattattatatatacatatatatatatatatacacacacacagacacattaTATTCTATTACTGGAAAGGCAGCTGAACATGTAAGTTATCAGCTGCTGTTCTCCAACGAGGATATTACCCAATTCCAAATAAGGCACAAGACTTTTACTAACATACCAAAAAACCCCTGTAACCACATGGTCAGTGGGCAAAACTAGACTTTACAGGTAACTATGAAGGTTAGTGTTATTAGAacttaaatacatatatatttttaaatctactttAAAACTCACTTGctcttttccagaaatatttgtaCCCTATTTAAAATAGCAGCCTGAAAATGCCCACTTGTATTTGTTACAGAAGTACTTTTACTTGCACATTTTACCCTAGTTCTGCTCAGAAATTCTCTAGGGCAGAAAACATGCTTATTTATCTCAAGTTATAGCAGCTATATAAACATGcgaaggctttttttttttttccagtcactctTAATCAAGCAGCACGTGGCCTGACATATGctaagacttttaaaaagaaacacacaccgCTGTGGTTTGCACGGTCTGTTTCGATTTTGTGTTAGCATCTGAAATAACAATATCTTTTTAAGAATTATCTCAATTTAGAGCTGCTTAGTAATAGCTAGCAAGATAGACTATATTCCTAAGTCCCAAAACATATTATTACCTTTCAAACAGTCAGCTGCCTTTATtatagctttatttaaaatacagtttgcttGCGCATTAAGAACTTACCATATTTGACAAAGCTACTCTGTCTTTAGGGACCACCAATGAAATATCAAATGTTGCCTTAATAGCAGGCTCATCCCAGCAAGGGAAAGCTCTGCGAGCATCAGTagcctgaagaaaacaagaacattaACCAAATAAATCACGAGATACTGTTGCAGTAAGAACGCACAAAAATTCAGCATATTTTACAGGCAAGAAGTTGGATGTTTGATGGCTAGTCACTGGTGTAGTGTCCTCACTGATACCCCTTGACCCCTGCATTACAGCGTTTTGTTACTACTGTGAttgcttatttccttttttttattattattatttatattttttaatgctctttgCGCTCTGATGGAATTCTACAGTCTGAGTAAAATTTAGCAGAGTCATGACAGGAGCAAAGCTCAGTCATGTGAAAGCAGAGAAGGTACCCAGGCGTTCACAGACAGTGCACACAAGACCACCTATTTATATTCTATCACTATATTGCACCCAAGAAATGTTCCATTTGTATTAGGTAAGTACTCTGAGTTTTTATGTAACCAGGCAGATGAAATTACAATATGGTATAAAATTCTGTCATTATGACCAGGGTTTACATAACATTTGAGGCATTATCTGGCTCACATTTTTGGATGTCATTAAGATGCTGAGATTAAATCTGGAtgttctattaaaaattaatatatttcacaAAGGCAAGTTATAGAGATGTGTTTGACCACTTCTAAATAAATAGAtgcaatgtttaaaaacatctattttatatatacaacaCATCACACATCAGCGTGATCCCTGGCTGGGGAAGTTGCCAGACCCAGAATGTACTGACCTTCAAGACACAATGTAAAGGATACCTTTAGCGTTATCCATCCACACTCAAAGCAGGAAgcaaaaaatggatttttgaaGTTTGCCCAGAGGGTAGAGCTAAAGCTAGGAAACGAGGCCTTTGCCGCTTTTAAGAACAAATCCTATATTAAGAATGAcattctctgaaaacaaaaatatagcCCGTACCTCAAACTGAGTGACAGCAGCATAGCGTGTGTCTCCAGTAGGGGTAGTATATTTACTTCGGtaaaaacctttcattttatCATTCAGCTCCCCTACAAAGTCTATCTTTAGCGTTCCTGTccctgaaacagaaacagatggGACATTGTTATTTGCACGTGCCAAACAGCGCATTTATTTGGTCTGGACCtgcagaccaggctgctcagctGGCCCACTGCCCCTCTGAAGTAAGATGTTCCTTAACTCATCTCCACCCATGACTTTTTTGCCAGCCTCCCTCAAACCCTTCACCCTCGTTACATAAAAATAAGCTCCAGCAGAGCTAAACATCACAAACAATGCAGGCAAAGCCAGCCCTATCATGGTGTTTTGGCACTTGACGGTTAAATTCCTGTAAGGTTCCTGCAGTGCTCATTCTCATCCTCTAAATACAACACAGCAACCAGGAGACACCTACCTTAAGCCACTTGAAAACTCTGATCCTGCAACTCTTACCTCTGAGTAAAGTTTGCAAAAAATACCGGATAGCTACTAAGTGGTAATAGCATCCTCTGAAATCTACTGCGAAGGCCAAAGTGGAGCACTGGCTGCCTTCAAGCTTCTAAGTCAATTAGTCTCAGGATTTATTCTGCCCTCGATGTCTCAGCGTAAAAGGGGAAACCTGATCTTGACCAGAAAGGCAGCATGCCAATATCACACAGAAtgaaacattaacattttatcaCCCTAGAATCtttacatttgtatttgaaaagatTAACTAAAACTGCTTTATTCAAACTGAGGAGCTAAGTTTCAGTCCACAAACTCTGTAGAGCAAAAACCAGTACTTCCAAAAGATTTAGTGCATTCATGCCTAGGAACACACTGCGGTAATTCAGATTAGCTCTTTCTCAGTAAGAGGAGAACAGATCATCAGTATGTGACATAAATAGCTCGTGAGCTTAACGCCCAGGAGCAGGTAAATAGAGTCACCTCAGGTGTTAGAAGCAAGCACTGCCACTAACAAAACAACCTCTTCAATTCCAGAGACCCACGGTCAAAGTGATTTTATCACCTCCGTTTCCCATTAATCTTAATGATTTTAATATCAAAGGAACCTTGTAGGAAAGATTTCCTATGTCAGGAGCTAACCTGCACTGCCCATTCTAGTGCTATCCATGCACTGAGTAGTCAAATATAAGCAAAACACTTTCTAGGCAGACAGAAGAACAGCAATTTTTTATGACACTTACTTGAAACACATTATTTGTACTAGAAAAGGGAAGCCCAActttaaaatcctttcagaATGAACTTCAATCTACTTTTACAACCAATATTTAAGAGTGCCCCTCTTTCAGCCTCCTGCTGACTTACAGTGGGCAGAGTCCCGAGGGAGCACCGTGCTCCCAGCCAGTGACTGAAGGGAAGACAGAGCTACGGCTCCAGCTTCTCAGGGTGCAACTCCTTAAATATGTGGTCAAAAGCCAAGAGCACCTAAATACCTCTTACCTTTCTGAAGGGTACTGGGAAAGGAGAGGGTAACCTTCTCATCCTCATTTTGATAGTTGAACCCTGTGGCGTGTACctctgaaagagagaaacagacttTGTTTGAAATAAGACCCAGTGGTGTTTTTGTAACTCCTGAGCACTTAAAACAAACTGAATCAGCTGAACCCAACAGCATGCTGCAGTTAGTGGCCAAATCAAAGAAGATTTTGAATAATCCAGAATGATAATTTCAAGCAGCCAAAGAAAAGCCACCCATTGCTGGAGTTGTACCTCATGTTACCTTGCTTCAGACAACTAAATTTAGCACATTTACTTCAGAGCATGAAGCCACAG contains these protein-coding regions:
- the NPEPPS gene encoding puromycin-sensitive aminopeptidase isoform X2; the encoded protein is MSTSSPVFPWESCSTQVKHATNQIVMNCADIDIITASYAPEGDEEVHATGFNYQNEDEKVTLSFPSTLQKGTGTLKIDFVGELNDKMKGFYRSKYTTPTGDTRYAAVTQFEATDARRAFPCWDEPAIKATFDISLVVPKDRVALSNMNVIDRKPYPDDENLVEVKFARTPIMSTYLVAFVVGEYDFVETRSLDGVLVRVYTPVGKAEQGKFALEVAAKTLPFYKDYFNVPYPLPKIDLIAIADFAAGAMENWGLVTYRETALLIDPKNSCSSSRQWVALVVGHELAHQWFGNLVTMEWWTHLWLNEGFASWIEYLCVDHCFPEYDIWTQFVSADYTRAQELDALDNSHPIEVSVGHPSEVDEIFDAISYSKGASVIRMLHDYIGDEDFRKGMNLYLTKFLQKNAATEDLWESLEKASGKPIAAVMNTWTKQMGFPLIYVEAEQQEEDKVLKLAQKKFCASGPYTGEDFPMWMVPISICTSDDPTCAKMQILMDKPELTLVLKDVKPDQWVKLNLGTVGFYRTQYSPDMLENLIPAIKDLSLPPVDRLGLQNDLFSLARAGIISTVEVLKVMEAFVNEPNYTVWSDLSCNLEILSTLLSHTDFYEEIQVFVKDVFSPIGERLGWDPKPGEGHLDALLRGLVLGKLGKAGHKATLEEARRRFKDHVEGKQVLSADLRSPVYVTILKHGDSTTLDTMLKLHKQADMQEEKNRIERVLGAISQPELIQKVLTFALSEEVRPQDTVSVIGGVAGGSKQGRKAAWKFVRDNWEELYNRYQGGFLISRLIKLTVDGFANDKMAAEVKAFFESHPAPSAERTVQQCCENILLNAAWLKRDAENIHQYFLQRKAPPAMV
- the NPEPPS gene encoding puromycin-sensitive aminopeptidase isoform X1, giving the protein MPEKRPFERLPADVCPLNYGLCLKPDLIDFTFEGKLEAAVQVKHATNQIVMNCADIDIITASYAPEGDEEVHATGFNYQNEDEKVTLSFPSTLQKGTGTLKIDFVGELNDKMKGFYRSKYTTPTGDTRYAAVTQFEATDARRAFPCWDEPAIKATFDISLVVPKDRVALSNMNVIDRKPYPDDENLVEVKFARTPIMSTYLVAFVVGEYDFVETRSLDGVLVRVYTPVGKAEQGKFALEVAAKTLPFYKDYFNVPYPLPKIDLIAIADFAAGAMENWGLVTYRETALLIDPKNSCSSSRQWVALVVGHELAHQWFGNLVTMEWWTHLWLNEGFASWIEYLCVDHCFPEYDIWTQFVSADYTRAQELDALDNSHPIEVSVGHPSEVDEIFDAISYSKGASVIRMLHDYIGDEDFRKGMNLYLTKFLQKNAATEDLWESLEKASGKPIAAVMNTWTKQMGFPLIYVEAEQQEEDKVLKLAQKKFCASGPYTGEDFPMWMVPISICTSDDPTCAKMQILMDKPELTLVLKDVKPDQWVKLNLGTVGFYRTQYSPDMLENLIPAIKDLSLPPVDRLGLQNDLFSLARAGIISTVEVLKVMEAFVNEPNYTVWSDLSCNLEILSTLLSHTDFYEEIQVFVKDVFSPIGERLGWDPKPGEGHLDALLRGLVLGKLGKAGHKATLEEARRRFKDHVEGKQVLSADLRSPVYVTILKHGDSTTLDTMLKLHKQADMQEEKNRIERVLGAISQPELIQKVLTFALSEEVRPQDTVSVIGGVAGGSKQGRKAAWKFVRDNWEELYNRYQGGFLISRLIKLTVDGFANDKMAAEVKAFFESHPAPSAERTVQQCCENILLNAAWLKRDAENIHQYFLQRKAPPAMV